A DNA window from Geovibrio ferrireducens contains the following coding sequences:
- a CDS encoding DUF4276 family protein, which yields MKIKIYVEGGGNNNKYLEIECRKAFKLFFEKAGFVGMMPSVIPCGRRNQAYRDFCTSVRTDNQEQMSLLLVDSEDAAPQRFEDVWSFLKERETDNWQKPDNAEDKHAHLMVVCMETWLISDKNALEKYYGKNFKVNTLPKRPDVENIAKSDLYQKLKLATKDTQKGEYSKGGHSFELLGLIDPQLVFDASPWATRLIDELKKHLNL from the coding sequence ATGAAAATTAAGATTTATGTTGAAGGCGGAGGAAATAATAATAAGTATCTTGAAATAGAATGCAGAAAAGCATTTAAACTTTTTTTTGAAAAAGCCGGCTTTGTCGGAATGATGCCTTCTGTCATCCCTTGCGGCAGACGTAATCAGGCTTATCGTGATTTTTGTACTTCTGTGAGAACGGATAATCAGGAACAAATGTCTCTCCTTCTGGTTGATTCAGAAGATGCTGCTCCTCAGAGGTTTGAGGATGTTTGGAGCTTTCTTAAAGAAAGAGAAACTGACAATTGGCAGAAACCTGACAATGCAGAAGATAAGCACGCACATCTCATGGTTGTATGTATGGAAACATGGCTTATTTCAGACAAAAACGCTTTAGAGAAATATTACGGTAAGAATTTTAAAGTAAATACCCTGCCAAAACGACCTGATGTTGAAAATATAGCAAAATCTGATTTATACCAAAAGCTTAAGCTGGCTACAAAAGACACGCAAAAAGGTGAATATTCCAAAGGAGGACATTCTTTTGAGTTGCTTGGTCTGATTGATCCTCAGCTTGTTTTCGATGCTTCTCCTTGGGCAACAAGACTCATTGACGAACTCAAAAAGCATTTGAACCTCTGA
- the nifH gene encoding nitrogenase iron protein, protein MAKLRQIAFYGKGGIGKSTTSQNTISALAEMGKKIMIVGCDPKADSTRLILHSKAQATIMELAAEKGSVEDLELDDVLKAGFLGIKCVESGGPEPGVGCAGRGVITAINFLEEEGAYEEELDFVSYDVLGDVVCGGFAMPIREGKAQEIYIVASGEMMAMYAANNISKGILKYANSGGVRLAGLICNERKTDREDELISELARRINTQRIHFVPRDNVVQHAELRRMTVIEYDSTCKQADEYRALAQKINDNKMFNIPTPLTMDELEGLLMEFGIIQEDDAEVGKAKNA, encoded by the coding sequence ATGGCTAAATTAAGACAGATAGCTTTTTACGGCAAAGGCGGTATCGGCAAGTCAACCACATCCCAGAACACTATCTCCGCTCTTGCGGAGATGGGCAAAAAAATAATGATCGTAGGCTGCGACCCCAAGGCAGATTCCACGCGTCTTATCCTTCACTCCAAAGCACAGGCAACAATTATGGAGCTTGCTGCTGAAAAAGGCTCAGTGGAAGACCTTGAGCTTGATGATGTTCTCAAAGCCGGTTTCCTCGGCATTAAATGCGTTGAGTCCGGCGGTCCTGAGCCCGGTGTAGGCTGCGCGGGAAGGGGCGTTATCACGGCTATCAACTTCCTTGAGGAAGAAGGCGCATACGAAGAAGAGCTTGACTTTGTTTCCTATGACGTTCTCGGTGACGTTGTGTGCGGCGGTTTCGCAATGCCCATCAGGGAAGGCAAAGCTCAGGAGATCTACATAGTTGCATCCGGTGAGATGATGGCTATGTATGCTGCCAACAACATCTCCAAAGGTATCCTTAAATACGCTAACTCAGGCGGCGTTCGTCTTGCAGGTCTTATCTGTAACGAACGTAAAACTGACAGAGAAGACGAACTGATCAGCGAGCTTGCGAGAAGAATAAACACTCAGAGAATCCACTTCGTTCCCAGAGACAACGTCGTTCAGCACGCTGAGCTCAGAAGAATGACCGTTATCGAATACGATTCCACATGCAAACAGGCTGACGAGTACAGAGCCCTTGCGCAGAAGATAAACGATAACAAAATGTTCAACATACCCACTCCTCTTACAATGGATGAGCTTGAAGGACTTCTTATGGAGTTCGGCATCATTCAGGAGGATGACGCAGAGGTTGGAAAAGCGAAAAACGCTTAA
- the nifD gene encoding nitrogenase molybdenum-iron protein alpha chain codes for MSTIDKKQAEEFIESVISQYEEKTYKDRKTHIEVVEPGQEKCGVKSNRKSRPGVITMRGCAYAGAKGVVWGPIKDIINVSHGPVGCGQYSWSSRRNYYNGTTGVDSFGTMQFTSDFQEKDIVFGGDAMLKALLLEANKLFPLNRGLSVLSECPIGLIGDDIEAVSKEISKEIGKPVIPCRCEGFRGVSQSLGHHIANDTIRDWIYEKDMVGQKFEKGPYDVALIGDYNIGGDIWSSRKIIEDMGLNLVAQSTGDSTFSELANVAQAKVVLIHCYRSMNYISRYIEEKYNVPWLEFNFFGPTQIIKSMRKIAAMFDDKIKEQTEKVIAEKYQPYFEKIVAKYRPRLEGKKTMLFVGGLRPRHTMPAFQDLGVEILLTGYEFAHGDDYQRTLEYLDSTTIMVDDMSEFEMDNFLEKYKPDLFGSGIKEKYQTQKSGIPFRQMHSWDYSGPYHGVEGFGVFARDMDMAINGAVWKNIKAPWKS; via the coding sequence ATGAGCACTATAGATAAAAAACAGGCCGAGGAGTTTATAGAGTCGGTCATCTCCCAGTATGAGGAGAAAACGTATAAGGACAGGAAGACCCACATAGAGGTTGTTGAACCCGGACAGGAAAAGTGCGGCGTTAAGTCCAACAGGAAATCCCGCCCCGGCGTTATCACCATGAGAGGATGTGCATATGCAGGCGCCAAAGGCGTGGTATGGGGTCCCATAAAGGATATTATCAACGTAAGCCACGGCCCGGTGGGCTGCGGCCAGTACTCCTGGTCATCCAGACGTAACTACTATAACGGAACAACAGGTGTGGACAGTTTCGGTACAATGCAGTTTACGTCTGACTTTCAGGAAAAAGACATAGTTTTCGGCGGCGATGCAATGCTGAAAGCTCTTCTTCTTGAGGCTAACAAGCTTTTCCCGCTCAACAGAGGGCTCAGTGTTCTCTCTGAATGTCCCATCGGTCTTATCGGTGACGATATTGAAGCGGTTTCAAAAGAAATCTCCAAGGAGATAGGCAAGCCTGTTATCCCCTGCCGCTGTGAAGGTTTCAGAGGCGTTTCCCAGTCTCTCGGTCACCACATAGCAAACGACACTATCCGTGACTGGATATATGAAAAAGATATGGTCGGCCAGAAATTCGAGAAAGGCCCCTACGATGTAGCCCTCATAGGAGACTACAACATAGGCGGCGATATATGGTCATCAAGGAAAATTATTGAGGACATGGGGCTTAACCTTGTTGCTCAGTCAACAGGCGACAGTACGTTCAGCGAGCTTGCCAACGTTGCTCAGGCGAAAGTGGTTCTTATCCACTGCTACCGCTCAATGAACTATATTTCACGCTACATTGAAGAAAAGTACAATGTGCCGTGGCTTGAGTTCAACTTTTTCGGCCCCACACAGATCATCAAATCCATGCGCAAAATTGCTGCTATGTTTGATGACAAAATCAAAGAGCAGACGGAAAAAGTCATCGCTGAAAAATATCAGCCTTACTTTGAAAAAATTGTTGCCAAATACAGACCCAGACTTGAAGGGAAAAAGACAATGCTTTTCGTTGGCGGTCTGAGACCCAGACACACAATGCCCGCCTTTCAGGATCTCGGTGTTGAGATACTGCTCACAGGGTATGAGTTTGCCCACGGTGACGACTACCAGCGTACCCTTGAATACCTCGACAGCACAACCATCATGGTTGATGACATGTCAGAATTCGAGATGGACAACTTCCTTGAGAAGTACAAACCCGACCTCTTCGGTTCAGGTATTAAAGAAAAATACCAGACACAGAAGTCCGGCATCCCTTTCAGGCAGATGCACTCATGGGACTACTCAGGCCCCTACCACGGTGTGGAAGGTTTCGGAGTATTTGCCAGAGATATGGACATGGCAATTAACGGAGCCGTTTGGAAAAACATCAAAGCTCCGTGGAAAAGCTGA